One segment of Castanea sativa cultivar Marrone di Chiusa Pesio chromosome 3, ASM4071231v1 DNA contains the following:
- the LOC142627572 gene encoding protein BONZAI 3-like translates to MGNCFSDVEGGKQAVGGTQQRPNSFAATNNNNGGHNDAVEFFFRSRGIQPLFTQIELSLSASNLLDRDITSKSDPMAVVYAKKRDGKLEELGRTEVVLDSLNPAWIEKVPVAFQFEIVQPLVFHVYDVDSKYHNVPVKTLKLNDQEFLGEATCVLSEIVAKQTRSLTLNLNNKNGHMSLRNLGALTIHAEETVSSRSCVEMVVHCSHLDNKDLFSKSDPFLRISRIVESGGSVPICKTEVVKDNLNPIWKPLCLSIQQFGSKDNPLIIECFDFNSSGNHVLIGKLQKSMADLEKLHIERSGANLTLPSPHHGHEKVLKGQLFVDQFCEKQQYSFLDYISSGFELNFMVAVDFTASNGNSRNPDSLHYIDPSGRLNSYQRAIMEVGEVIQFYDSNRRFPAWGFGGRTIDGTTSHCFNLNGSTGAFEVEGVEGIMAAYARALHNVALAGPTLFGPVINTAAQIAGQSILYNSNKYFVLLIITDGVITDLQETKDALVRASDLPLSILIVGVGGADFREMEVLDADNGRRLESSTGRVATRDIVQFVPMREVHSGQISVVQALLEELPGQFLTYMRSRDIKPSPLHAASTSA, encoded by the exons atgggGAACTGCTTTTCCGATGTGGAGGGAGGCAAGCAAGCAGTGGGTGGGACCCAACAGAGGCCCAATAGTTTTGCcgccaccaacaacaacaatggcgGACACAACGACGCCGTTGAGTTCTTCTTCAGGTCTCGTGGTATTCAGCCTCTCTTCACTCAAATCGAG TTATCTCTATCTGCATCTAATTTGCTTGACCGTGACATCACTTCAAAG AGTGATCCAATGGCTGTGGTGTATGCAAAGAAAAGAGATGGAAAACTAGAGGAGTTAGGTCGCACTGAGGTTGTATTGGATAGTTTGAATCCTGCATGGATAGAAAAAGTTCCAGTTGCATTCCAGTTTGAGATTGTGCAGCCATTGGT ATTTCATGTATATGATGTGGATTCAAAATATCATAATGTACCTGTGAAG ACGCTAAAATTGAATGATCAAGAATTTCTTGGAGAGGCTACTTGTGTTCTATCTGAG ATAGTGGCTAAACAAACTCGGAGTTTAACCCTAAATCTCAATAACAAAAATGGGCATATGAGCTTGAGGAACTTAGGGGCACTCACTATCCATGCAGAGGAAACAGTTTCTTCTAGGAGTTGTGTTGAGATGGTAGTCCATTGTTCCCACTTGGATAACAAGGACCTATTCTCTAAAAGT gaTCCTTTCTTAAGAATATCTAGAATTGTTGAGAGTGGAGGCTCTGTTCCAATATGCAAAACTGAAGTGGTGAAGGACAACTTGAATCCAATTTGGAAACCCCTATGCCTGAGCATACAGCAGTTTGGAAGTAAG GATAACCCATTAATTATCGAGTGCTTTGATTTCAATAGCAGTGGCAATCATGTGCTTATTGG TAAGCTCCAGAAGTCTATGGCAGACCTGGAAAAACTTCATATAGAAAGAAGTGGTGCAAATCTCACCTTACCATCTCCTCATCATGGTCATGAGAAG GTTTTGAAGGGACAGCTGTTTGTGGATCAATTTTGTGAAAAGCAACAGTACAGTTTTCTGGATTACATTTCCAGTGGATTTGAGCTTAACTTTATGGTTGCTGTTGACTTTACAG CCTCAAATGGAAATTCTCGGAATCCAGATTCTTTACACTACATTGATCCTTCTGGCCGGTTGAATTCTTATCAACGG GCTATAATGGAGGTTGGGGAGGTCATTCAGTTTTATGATTCCAATAGGCGCTTTCCTGCTTGGGGCTTTGGAGGAAGAACAATTGATGGTACCACATCACATTGTTTTAACTTGAACGGAAGTACAGGTGCCTTTGAG gTTGAAGGAGTTGAAGGCATCATGGCTGCTTATGCAAGGGCTCTACATAATGTTGCCCTGGCAGGACCCACTTTATTTGGCCCAGTGATTAACACAGCTGCACAAATTGCTGGCCAGTCCATCTTGTACAACAGTAACAAATACTTTGTCTTGCTTATTATTACG GATGGAGTCATTACAGACCTGCAAGAAACAAAAGACGCTCTGGTCAGGGCATCCGATTTGCCTCTATCTATCCTTATTGTCGGAGTGGGAGGTGCGGATTTTAGAGAAATGGAG GTTCTTGATGCTGACAATGGAAGACGGTTAGAGAGCTCTACGGGTCGTGTGGCTACACGTGACATCGTGCAGTTTGTTCCAATGCGAGAAGTGCATA GTGGGCAAATTTCTGTGGTTCAGGCTCTATTGGAAGAGCTACCTGGACAGTTTTTGACATACATGCGGAGTAGAGATATCAAGCCAAGCCCTCTCCATGCAGCCTCAACTTCTGCTTGA